NNNNNNNNNNNNNNNNNNNNNNNNNNNNNNNNNNNNNNNNNNNNNNNNNNNNNNNNNNNNNNNNNNNNNNNNNNNNNNNNNNNNNNNNNNNNNNNNNNNNNNNNNNNNNNNNNNNNNNNNNNNNNNNNNNNNNNNNNNNNNNNNNNNNNNNNNNNNNNNNNNNNNNNNNNNNNNNNNNNNNNNNNNNNNNNNNNNNNNNNNNNNNNNNNNNNNNNNNNNNNNNNNNNNNNNNNNNNNNNNNNNNNNNNNNNNNNNNNNNNNNNNNNNNNNNNNNNNNNNNNNNNNNNNNNNNNNNNNNNNNNNNNNNNNNNNNNNNNNNNNNNNNNNNNNNNNNNNNNNNNNNNNNNNNNNNNNNNNNNNNNNNNNNNNNNNNNNNNNNNNNNNNNNNNNNNNNNNNNNNNNNNNNNNNNNNNNNNNNNNNNNNNNNNNNNNNNNNNNNNNNNNNNNNNNNNNNNNNNNNNNNNNNNNNNNNNNNNNNNNNNNNNNNNNNNNNNNNNNNNNNNNNNNNNNNNNNNNNNNNNNNNNNNNNNNNNNNNNNNNNNNNNNNNNNNNNNNNNNNNNNNNNNNNNNNNNNNNNNNNNNNNNNNNNNNNNNNNNNNNNNNNNNNNNNNNNNNNNNNNNNNNNNNNNNNNNNNNNNNNNNNNNNNNNNNNNNNNNNNNNNNNNNNNNNNNNNNNNNNNNNNNNNNNNNNNNNNNNNNNNNNNNNNNNNNNNNNNNNNNNNNNNNNNNNNNNNNNNNNNNNNNNNNNNNNNNNNNNNNNNNNNNNNNNNNNNNNNNNNNNNNNNNNNNNNNNNNNNNNNNNNNNNNNNNNNNNNNNNNNNNNNNNNNNNNNNNNNNNNNNNNNNNNNNNNNNNNNNNNNNNNNNNNNNNNNNNNNNNNNNNNNNNNNNNNNNNNNNNNNNNNNNNNNNNNNNNNNNNNNNNNNNNNNNNNNNNNNNNNNNNNNNNNNNNNNNNNNNNNNNNNNNNNNNNNNNNNNNNNNNNNNNNNNNNNNNNNNNNNNNNNNNNNNNNNNNNNNNNNNNNNNNNNNNNNNNNNNNNNNNNNNNNNNNNNNNNNNNNNNNNNNNNNNNNNNNNNNNNNNNNNNNNNNNNNNNNNNNNNNNNNNNNNNNNNNNNNNNNNNNNNNNNNNNNNNNNNNNNNNNNNNNNNNNNNNNNNNNNNNNNNNNNNNNNNNNNNNNNNNNNNNNNNNNNNNNNNNNNNNNNNNNNNNNNNNNNNNNNNNNNNNNNNNNNNNNNNNNNNNNNNNNNNNNNNNNNNNNNNNNNNNNNNNNNNNNNNNNNNNNNNNNNNNNNNNNNNNNNNNNNNNNNNNNNNNNNNNNNNNNNNNNNNNNNNNNNNNNNNNNNNNNNNNNNNNNNNNNNNNNNNNNNNNNNNNNNNNNNNNNNNNNNNNNNNNNNNNNNNNNNNNNNNNNNNNNNNNNNNNNNNNNNNNNNNNNNNNNNNNNNNNNNNNNNNNNNNNNNNNNNNNNNNNNNNNNNNNNNNNNNNNNNNNNNNNNNNNNNNNNNNNNNNNNNNNNNNNNNNNNNNNNNNNNNNNNNNNNNNNNNNNNNNNNNNNNNNNNNNNNNNNNNNNNNNNNNNNNNNNNNNNNNNNNNNNNNNNNNNNNNNNNNNNNNNNNNNNNNNNNNNNNNNNNNNNNNNNNNNNNNNNNNNNNNNNNNNNNNNNNNNNNNNNNNNNNNNNNNNNNNNNNNNNNNNNNNNNNNNNNNNNNNNNNNNNNNNNNNNNNNNNNNNNNNNNNNNNNNNNNNNNNNNNNNNNNNNNNNNNNNNNNNNNNNNNNNNNNNNNNNNNNNNNNNNNNNNNNNNNNNNNNNNNNNNNNNNNNNNNNNNNNNNNNNNNNNNNNNNNNNNNNNNNNNNNNNNNNNNNNNNNNNNNNNNNNNNNNNNNNNNNNNNNNNNNNNNNNNNNNNNNNNNNNNNNNNNNNNNNNNNNNNNNNNNNNNNNNNNNNNNNNNNNNNNNNNNNNNNNNNNNNNNNNNNNNNNNNNNNNNNNNNNNNNNNNNNNNNNNNNNNNNNNNNNNNNNNNNNNNNNNNNNNNNNNNNNNNNNNNNNNNNNNNNNNNNNNNNNNNNNNNNNNNNNNNNNNNNNNNNNNNNNNNNNNNNNNNNNNNNNNNNNNNNNNNNNNNNNNNNNNNNNNNNNNNNNNNNNNNNNNNNNNNNNNNNNNNNNNNNNNNNNNNNNNNNNNNNNNNNNNNNNNNNNNNNNNNNNNNNNNNNNNNNNNNNNNNNNNNNNNNNNNNNNNNNNNNNNNNNNNNNNNNNNNNNNNNNNNNNNNNNNNNNNNNNNNNNNNNNNNNNNNNNNNNNNNNNNNNNNNNNNNNNNNNNNNNNNNNNNNNNNNNNNNNNNNNNNNNNNNNNNNNNNNNNNNNNNNNNNNNNNNNNNNNNNNNNNNNNNNNNNNNNNNNNNNNNNNNNNNNNNNNNNNNNNNNNNNNNNNNNNNNNNNNNNNNNNNNNNNNNNNNNNNNNNNNNNNNNNNNNNNNNNNNNNNNNNNNNNNNNNNNNNNNNNNNNNNNNNNNNNNNNNNNNNNNNNNNNNNNNNNNNNNNNNNNNNNNNNNNNNNNNNNNNNNNNNNNNNNNNNNNNNNNNNNNNNNNNNNNNNNNNNNNNNNNNNNNNNNNNNNNNNNNNNNNNNNNNNNNNNNNNNNNNNNNNNNNNNNNNNNNNNNNNNNNNNNNNNNNNNNNNNNNNNNNNNNNNNNNNNNNNNNNNNNNNNNNNNNNNNNNNNNNNNNNNNNNNNNNNNNNNNNNNNNNNNNNNNNNNNNNNNNNNNNNNNNNNNNNNNNNNNNNNNNNNNNNNNNNNNNNNNNNNNNNNNNNNNNNNNNNNNNNNNNNNNNNNNNNNNNNNNNNNNNNNNNNNNNNNNNNNNNNNNNNNNNNNNNNNNNNNNNNNNNNNNNNNNNNNNNNNNNNNNNNNNNNNNNNNNNNNNNNNNNNNNNNNNNNNNNNNNNNNNNNNNNNNNNNNNNNNNNNNNNNNNNNNNNNNNNNNNNNNNNNNNNNNNNNNNNNNNNNNNNNNNNNNNNNNNNNNNNNNNNNNNNNNNNNNNNNNNNNNNNNNNNNNNNNNNNNNNNNNNNNNNNNNNNNNNNNNNNNNNNNNNNNNNNNNNNNNNNNNNNNNNNNNNNNNNNNNNNNNNNNNNNNNNNNNNNNNNNNNNNNNNNNNNNNNNNNNNNNNNNNNNNNNNNNNNNNNNNNNNNNNNNNNNNNNNNNNNNNNNNNNNNNNNNNNNNNNNNNNNNNNNNNNNNNNNNNNNNNNNNNNNNNNNNNNNNNNNNNNNNNNNNNNNNNNNNNNNNNNNNNNNNNNNNNNNNNNNNNNNNNNNNNNNNNNNNNNNNNNNNNNNNNNNNNNNNNNNNNNNNNNNNNNNNNNNNNNNNNNNNNNNNNNNNNNNNNNNNNNNNNNNNNNNNNNNNNNNNNNNNNNNNNNNNNNNNNNNNNNNNNNNNNNNNNNNNNNNNNNNNNNNNNNNNNNNNNNNNNNNNNNNNNNNNNNNNNNNNNNNNNNNNNNNNNNNNNNNNNNNNNNNNNNNNNNNNNNNNNNNNNNNNNNNNNNNNNNNNNNNNNNNNNNNNNNNNNNNNNNNNNNNNNNNNNNNNNNNNNNNNNNNNNNNNNNNNNNNNNNNNNNNNNNNNNNNNNNNNNNNNNNNNNNNNNNNNNNNNNNNNNNNNNNNNNNNNNNNNNNNNNNNNNNNNNNNNNNNNNNNNNNNNNNNNNNNNNNNNNNNNNNNNNNNNNNNNNNNNNNNNNNNNNNNNNNNNNNNNNNNNNNNNNNNNNNNNNNNNNNNNNNNNNNNNNNNNNNNNNNNNNNNNNNNNNNNNNNNNNNNNNNNNNNNNNNNNNNNNNNNNNNNNNNNNNNNNNNNNNNNNNNNNNNNNNNNNNNNNNNNNNNNNNNNNNNNNNNNNNNNNNNNNNNNNNNNNNNNNNNNNNNNNNNNNNNNNNNNNNNNNNNNNNNNNNNNNNNNNNNNNNNNNNNNNNNNNNNNNNNNNNNNNNNNNNNNNNNNNNNNNNNNNNNNNNNNNNNNNNNNNNNNNNNNNNNNNNNNNNNNNNNNNNNNNNNNNNNNNNNNNNNNNNNNNNNNNNNNNNNNNNNNNNNNNNNNNNNNNNNNNNNNNNNNNNNNNNNNNNNNNNNNNNNNNNNNNNNNNNNNNNNNNNNNNNNNNNNNNNNNNNNNNNNNNNNNNNNNNNNNNNNNNNNNNNNNNNNNNNNNNNNNNNNNNNNNNNNNNNNNNNNNNNNNNNNNNNNNNNNNNNNNNNNNNNNNNNNNNNNNNNNNNNNNNNNNNNNNNNNNNNNNNNNNNNNNNNNNNNNNNNNNNNNNNNNNNNNNNNNNNNNNNNNNNNNNNNNNNNNNNNNNNNNNNNNNNNNNNNNNNNNNNNNNNNNNNNNNNNNNNNNNNNNNNNNNNNNNNNNNNNNNNNNNNNNNNNNNNNNNNNNNNNNNNNNNNNNNNNNNNNNNNNNNNNNNNNNNNNNNNNNNNNNNNNNNNNNNNNNNNNNNNNNNNNNNNNNNNNNNNNNNNNNNNNNNNNNNNNNNNNNNNNNNNNNNNNNNNNNNNNNNNNNNNNNNNNNNNNNNNNNNNNNNNNNNNNNNNNNNNNNNNNNNNNNNNNNNNNNNNNNNNNNNNNNNNNNNNNNNNNNNNNNNNNNNNNNNNNNNNNNNNNNNNNNNNNNNNNNNNNNNNNNNNNNNNNNNNNNNNNNNNNNNNNNNNNNNNNNNNNNNNNNNNNNNNNNNNNNNNNNNNNNNNNNNNNNNNNNNNNNNNNNNNNNNNNNNNNNNNNNNNNNNNNNNNNNNNNNNNNNNNNNNNNNNNNNNNNNNNNNNNNNNNNNNNNNNNNNNNNNNNNNNNNNNNNNNNNNNNNNNNNNNNNNNNNNNNNNNNNNNNNNNNNNNNNNNNNNNNNNNNNNNNNNNNNNNNNNNNNNNNNNNNNNNNNNNNNNNNNNNNNNNNNNNNNNNNNNNNNNNNNNNNNNNNNNNNNNNNNNNNNNNNNNNNNNNNNNNNNNNNNNNNNNNNNNNNNNNNNNNNNNNNNNNNNNNNNNNNNNNNNNNNNNNNNNNNNNNNNNNNNNNNNNNNNNNNNNNNNNNNNNNNNNNNNNNNNNNNNNNNNNNNNNNNNNNNNNNNNNNNNNNNNNNNNNNNNNNNNNNNNNNNNNNNNNNNNNNNNNNNNNNNNNNNNNNNNNNNNNNNNNNNNNNNNNNNNNNNNNNNNNNNNNNNNNNNNNNNNNNNNNNNNNNNNNNNNNNNNNNNNNNNNNNNNNNNNNNNNNNNNNNNNNNNNNNNNNNNNNNNNNNNNNNNNNNNNNNNNNNNNNNNNNNNNNNNNNNNNNNNNNNNNNNNNNNNNNNNNNNNNNNNNNNNNNNNNNNNNNNNNNNNNNNNNNNNNNNNNNNNNNNNNNNNNNNNNNNNNNNNNNNNNNNNNNNNNNNNNNNNNNNNNNNNNNNNNNNNNNNNNNNNNNNNNNNNNNNNNNNNNNNNNNNNNNNNNNNNNNNNNNNNNNNNNNNNNNNNNNNNNNNNNNNNNNNNNNNNNNNNNNNNNNNNNNNNNNNNNNNNNNNNNNNNNNNNNNNNNNNNNNNNNNNNNNNNNNNNNNNNNNNNNNNNNNNNNNNNNNNNNNNNNNNNNNNNNNNNNNNNNNNNNNNNNNNNNNNNNNNNNNNNNNNNNNNNNNNNNNNNNNNNNNNNNNNNNNNNNNNNNNNNNNNNNNNNNNNNNNNNNNNNNNNNNNNNNNNNNNNNNNNNNNNNNNNNNNNNNNNNNNNNNNNNNNNNNNNNNNNNNNNNNNNNNNNNNNNNNNNNNNNNNNNNNNNNNNNNNNNNNNNNNNNNNNNNNNNNNNNNNNNNNNNNNNNNNNNNNNNNNNNNNNNNNNNNNNNNNNNNNNNNNNNNNNNNNNNNNNNNNNNNNNNNNNNNNNNNNNNNNNNNNNNNNNNNNNNNNNNNNNNNNNNNNNNNNNNNNNNNNNNNNNNNNNNNNNNNNNNNNNNNNNNNNNNNNNNNNNNNNNNNNNNNNNNNNNNNNNNNNNNNNNNNNNNNNNNNNNNNNNNNNNNNNNNNNNNNNNNNNNNNNNNNNNNNNNNNNNNNNNNNNNNNNNNNNNNNNNNNNNNNNNNNNNNNNNNNNNNNNNNNNNNNNNNNNNNNNNNNNNNNNNNNNNNNNNNNNNNNNNNNNNNNNNNNNNNNNNNNNNNNNNNNNNNNNNNNNNNNNNNNNNNNNNNNNNNNNNNNNNNNNNNNNNNNNNNNNNNNNNNNNNNNNNNNNNNNNNNNNNNNNNNNNNNNNNNNNNNNNNNNNNNNNNNNNNNNNNNNNNNNNNNNNNNNNNNNNNNNNNNNNNNNNNNNNNNNNNNNNNNNNNNNNNNNNNNNNNNNNNNNNNNNNNNNNNNNNNNNNNNNNNNNNNNNNNNNNNNNNNNNNNNNNNNNNNNNNNNNNNNNNNNNNNNNNNNNNNNNNNNNNNNNNNNNNNNNNNNNNNNNNNNNNNNNNNNNNNNNNNNNNNNNNNNNNNNNNNNNNNNNNNNNNNNNNNNNNNNNNNNNNNNNNNNNNNNNNNNNNNNNNNNNNNNNNNNNNNNNNNNNNNNNNNNNNNNNNNNNNNNNNNNNNNNNNNNNNNNNNNNNNNNNNNNNNNNNNNNNNNNNNNNNNNNNNNNNNNNNNNNNNNNNNNNNNNNNNNNNNNNNNNNNNNNNNNNNNNNNNNNNNNNNNNNNNNNNNNNNNNNNNNNNNNNNNNNNNNNNNNNNNNNNNNNNNNNNNNNNNNNNNNNNNNNNNNNNNNNNNNNNNNNNNNNNNNNNNNNNNNNNNNNNNNNNNNNNNNNNNNNNNNNNNNNNNNNNNNNNNNNNNNNNNNNNNNNNNNNNNNNNNNNNNNNNNNNNNNNNNNNNNNNNNNNNNNNNNNNNNNNNNNNNNNNNNNNNNNNNNNNNNNNNNNNNNNNNNNNNNNNNNNNNNNNNNNNNNNNNNNNNNNNNNNNNNNNNNNNNNNNNNNNNNNNNNNNNNNNNNNNNNNNNNNNNNNNNNNNNNNNNNNNNNNNNNNNNNNNNNNNNNNNNNNNNNNNNNNNNNNNNNNNNNNNNNNNNNNNNNNNNNNNNNNNNNNNNNNNNNNNNNNNNNNNNNNNNNNNNNNNNNNNNNNNNNNNNNNNNNNNNNNNNNNNNNNNNNNNNNNNNNNNNNNNNNNNNNNNNNNNNNNNNNNNNNNNNNNNNNNNNNNNNNNNNNNNNNNNNNNNNNNNNNNNNNNNNNNNNNNNNNNNNNNNNNNNNNNNNNNNNNNNNNNNNNNNNNNNNNNNNNNNNNNNNNNNNNNNNNNNNNNNNNNNNNNNNNNNNNNNNNNNNNNNNNNNNNNNNNNNNNNNNNNNNNNNNNNNNNNNNNNNNNNNNNNNNNNNNNNNNNNNNNNNNNNNNNNNNNNNNNNNNNNNNNNNNNNNNNNNNNNNNNNNNNNNNNNNNNNNNNNNNNNNNNNNNNNNNNNNNNNNNNNNNNNNNNNNNNNNNNNNNNNNNNNNNNNNNNNNNNNNNNNNNNNNNNNNNNNNNNNNNNNNNNNNNNNNNNNNNNNNNNNNNNNNNNNNNNNNNNNNNNNNNNNNNNNNNNNNNNNNNNNNNNNNNNNNNNNNNNNNNNNNNNNNNNNNNNNNNNNNNNNNNNNNNNNNNNNNNNNNNNNNNNNNNNNNNNNNNNNNNNNNNNNNNNNNNNNNNNNNNNNNNNNNNNNNNNNNNNNNNNNNNNNNNNNNNNNNNNNNNNNNNNNNNNNNNNNNNNNNNNNNNNNNNNNNNNNNNNNNNNNNNNNNNNNNNNNNNNNNNNNNNNNNNNNNNNNNNNNNNNNNNNNNNNNNNNNNNNNNNNNNNNNNNNNNNNNNNNNNNNNNNNNNNNNNNNNNNNNNNNNNNNNNNNNNNNNNNNNNNNNNNNNNNNNNNNNNNNNNNNNNNNNNNNNNNNNNNNNNNNNNNNNNNNNNNNNNNNNNNNNNNNNNNNNNNNNNNNNNNNNNNNNNNNNNNNNNNNNNNNNNNNNNNNNNNNNNNNNNNNNNNNNNNNNNNNNNNNNNNNNNNNNNNNNNNNNNNNNNNNNNNNNNNNNNNNNNNNNNNNNNNNNNNNNNNNNNNNNNNNNNNNNNNNNNNNNNNNNNNNNNNNNNNNNNNNNNNNNNNNNNNNNNNNNNNNNNNNNNNNNNNNNNNNNNNNNNNNNNNNNNNNNNNNNNNNNNNNNNNNNNNNNNNNNNNNNNNNNNNNNNNNNNNNNNNNNNNNNNNNNNNNNNNNNNNNNNNNNNNNNNNNNNNNNNNNNNNNNNNNNNNNNNNNNNNNNNNNNNNNNNNNNNNNNNNNNNNNNNNNNNNNNNNNNNNNNNNNNNNNNNNNNNNNNNNNNNNNNNNNNNNNNNNNNNNNNNNNNNNNNNNNNNNNNNNNNNNNNNNNNNNNNNNNNNNNNNNNNNNNNNNNNNNNNNNNNNNNNNNNNNNNNNNNNNNNNNNNNNNNNNNNNNNNNNNNNNNNNNNNNNNNNNNNNNNNNNNNNNNNNNNNNNNNNNNNNNNNNNNNNNNNNNNNNNNNNNNNNNNNNNNNNNNNNNNNNNNNNNNNNNNNNNNNNNNNNNNNNNNNNNNNNNNTGCAAGTTTTCCCAAATATTCCCCAATTATTACTCACATCACTTATAACTGGTGTCGATGGGCCAAAGGTGGCTTTGACAAACTTGTCCTTTAAGTTTTCACCGGAAGATTTATTTTCGTGGGATATGACATGATCAATATCTGTCTTAGTGGAAATAAGGTAAGAGCCAGGTTCCTCTTTGGTAACACTCTGATAACCTTGATAACTGTTTTCAGCTCTACAGGACAACGCTTGAAGATTTACCGGGAGGTCTGACCTGATAATCCTCTCCAAGAAAATTGCAGGAAAGTTGAACCTTGGTATGACACTAACTTCATAACTTAGTATAGCTGTTGAAGACCTGAAAAAAAAGGCATATGCAGGTCTCTACATTATTCTTGAAGACaacataaaaggaaaattaGGAATAACAAAGTTCTGTTCCCTTCGATAAAGATTGTACCTTGTTCCAACTCTCACTGACCATTTGCCTTCAAACTTCTTGAAGTCACCATCAACCATAGAGAAATGGAGTTCGCGAACATTATCCTAAATTTGTAAAAGAGCAATGTAAAACACAACTCTTGGTTTAGACAAGGATGGACTGTAGACATATATTAGAATGTCATAGCTCAGACGAACTATCATACACACAGATTGCATATGCTTACCGATTTAATGAATTCTTGGAGATCCAATACAACACGAGCTTCTATGTGCCAATAGAGTGATCGTTGGATACCTCTTTGCTCCAACCAAATACGTCCAGGACGTGGACAAGGGATTCTCCTACTGTGATTAACAAATGCTTCATGCATCAGTATGAAGTGCAAAGTATACCCCAAAAAATCATCATAACCACGACGATATGACAAACAGAAAACTTCAAGATAATCTGGATGTTAGCAAAGACTCCAGAGACGCCCAATTCAGATATCCATCTCTACTGTTAGTACCAAATGTGTTTATTCCGAAATTGTACCAGAAGAACAAAGCTTCAAAAACAGCCTCTCATTGCAATAAGTTGTAGGCATGTCTCTGTTAAAAGTATGAACTTCACCAAAAACAAAATGTGGTGTTTAAGCTAGCTTGCCCGCACTTGACTATTCTGCTAGGTACCTGTTAGCTCCTCACTAATATAGATACCAAGTAACTCTGTCTATCAAGGCTATATGAAGAAAGCACGTAGCATTTTTTGTGCCTCTGTAGTAATTTAAGCATGAGACCTCACGGTTCTCCACCCGCTTCATTAATCACTAGGTCACACCCCTCGGTAACAAGGTCGAAGGTAGAGTATAGGATGCTGGTTTTGCCAAAACCAGTAATTTTGATTCAAATCCTATATTTGTTTCAAGAATACATTTAATATGTGAAAagtcataatacataaacatacactcaaacttggcctcaacTGACAAGTAAGCAGTAAGCACTATACCTTTGAGaatgcacatctagacaccttaaCCAATGAGTGAGCCATGATTTTCACTAAAtgggttcaaaatatgaataagtaaacacacgaaaaagcccaaaagagttcaacatctactatatatataaatatacattaaaagaaaaaattaaccatgtataaatagtgtaatttttcaaCGAAGGGGATTCAGATGAAACCCTCAACCCTACCTAGCCTCAACTGACAACTAACCACTACTCCCCCCATAAAATCCCGAACTCATAAGCTTCAAATCCTTGCTACTATCATTTATTagcaaaaaggagaaaaataagcATACATTGCTGCTATTACCTGCTAACAAGATTTGGGACAAAATCAGCAAGCCTTTCATAATCAGTAAGAGCATTCCAAACAGAATCAACATCAGCATTCACCAATATCTCAGCTTTAATCTTTCGTTCTCTCCACGAAACAACTTCCACTTCACATCCAACATTTTTCTCTACTCCCATTGCATCTCCTCCTAAAAAATCCCCTTTTCTATAataataagttttaaaattctCATTCTTCAAATCGAATTTAACGTATTCCAAAGACGAGAAACTCGATTTCCATGAACAGATTGATGAtagtttcttgttgatttcatagttttttggtttgattgtGAAATGGAAATGCAGAGAATACATAGAGTGAAGTGATAGTAAAGAACTTTgggttaaaattgaaaattattaacAGAAGTGGTTATTTctgttatatatattgatatttgattgacaGTTAATTATTGACCACATATATGTTTGGATAAAGGGGACCATAAATGAGTGgtcacaactcacaagcttatgaatttcttttacttttttttcttttgtttcgaAATCATAGTGTTATTTTTAATCCAAAAACTTGTTTTCGAGGAGTTGTTTCATAGATGGTTTAGATGTAAGTTATGGAGGTATTAAATTCTGCATAAGTAAAACTATGTTTGGTAGCTGATTAAGAGCTTAATTATTCacgtataaaattaaaaaggtgTTTGGTTTGCAATTTAAACCGAacatgaataaaattattttatgcaggatagaaggtggaataactaatacatgaataaattAAACATGCATAACTAATAACTAATATTTGTATAATACAATACATAGATTCACTTATAATTAATCATGTCCTGCTAATATTTGTATACCTCTAACCAGCTATCAAACGACCTCTAAATGctaataattgatttttaaatttatcgtgtatattatttactaaatttttaatatatagttaTTCAATCTTAACTTTCTATATGAtgtatttaagaccacaagattgaaagatattttggtgtattctgtatatttttaatttaaaaccacaagactaaaaaaaatcattttttcttatattttgtgttaagttaaaatcatgtaaacaaattgaaactgacagaataataaaaatttatagatgatttcttttttctttagcTATTTTGACGTACATGAGCTATCTATGAAAAGTCTTTGAAAACCACcacttttgtcatttttataagtttcaatcaacaaaaaaaaataaaatcacaaatcacaactaGAACATGTGTAACAACATTATACTCCAAAGTCCAAATATCTAGCAAAAACAATTCAAACCTCAAAGCTAACATCAAAATCAATCTCAAATCACCAAACAATTAACATATTTTGCATTAAATTATCTAATAAGAAAAACATTACAAAAGTTGTAActattacaacaacaatatatagtCCCAAATAGTGAAGTCTGGGAAGGGGCGAGTGTACGACTGTATGTAGATCTTACCTCTGCCTTAGAGAAGAGGTCAAATTGTTTGTTTCTACCATAAAGGAAAGACTCTGAACTATATAAGGCGATACACTCATTAAGCCAAATGTTA
The DNA window shown above is from Solanum stenotomum isolate F172 chromosome 6, ASM1918654v1, whole genome shotgun sequence and carries:
- the LOC125868877 gene encoding uncharacterized protein LOC125868877, with the protein product MYSLHFHFTIKPKNYEINKKLSSICSWKSSFSSLEYVKFDLKNENFKTYYYRKGDFLGGDAMGVEKNVGCEVEVVSWRERKIKAEILVNADVDSVWNALTDYERLADFVPNLVSSRRIPCPRPGRIWLEQRGIQRSLYWHIEARVVLDLQEFIKSDNVRELHFSMVDGDFKKFEGKWSVRVGTRSSTAILSYEVSVIPRFNFPAIFLERIIRSDLPVNLQALSCRAENSYQGYQSVTKEEPGSYLISTKTDIDHVISHENKSSGENLKDKFVKATFGPSTPVISDCAFYEAVS